From Ictidomys tridecemlineatus isolate mIctTri1 chromosome 2, mIctTri1.hap1, whole genome shotgun sequence, the proteins below share one genomic window:
- the Evx1 gene encoding homeobox even-skipped homolog protein 1 translates to MENRKDMVMFLDGGQLGTLVGKRVSNLSEAVGSPLPDPSEKMVPHGCLSPRAGPPVARERGGAGPEEEPVDGLAGSAAGLGAEARAAGAAMLGPGPPAPSADSLSGQGQPSSSDTESDFYEEIEVSCTPDCATGNAEYQHSKGPSSEALAGSPNSGSEAPKSNGPGGGGGGGGGSPGTLACSASDQMRRYRTAFTREQIARLEKEFYRENYVSRPRRCELAAALNLPETTIKVWFQNRRMKDKRQRLAMTWPHPADPAFYTYMMSHAAAAGGLPYPFPSHLPLPYYSPVGLGAASAASAAASPFSGPLRPLDTFRVLSQPYPRPELLCAFRHPPLYPGPAHGLGATAGGPCSCLACHSGPANGLAPRAAAASDFTCASTSRSDSFLTFAPSVLSKASSVALDQREEVPLTR, encoded by the exons ATGGAGAACCGAAAGGACATGGTTATGTTTCTGGATGGGGGTCAGCTTGGCACTCTGGTTGGCAAGAGGGTCTCCAATTTGTCCGAGGCCGTGGGCAGCCCGCTACCCGATCCATCCGAGAAGATGGTGCCCCATGGTTGCCTCAGCCCGCGAGCCGGCCCTCCGGTGGCCCGGGAGCGCGGTGGGGCAGGTCCTGAGGAGGAGCCGGTCGATGGACTAGCAGGCAGCGCGGCGGGGCTGGGCGCCGAGGCACGGGCAGCTGGGGCGGCCATGCTTGGCCCGGGACCCCCGGCCCCCTCGGCCGACAGCCTTTCTGGGCAGGGGCAACCAAGTAGCTCAGACACCGAGTCGGATTTCTATGAAGAAATCGAGGTGAGCTGCACCCCGGACTGCGCCACCGGGAACGCCGAGTACCAGCACAGCAAAG GGCCCAGCTCCGAGGCACTGGCCGGCAGTCCGAACAGCGGCAGCGAGGCCCCCAAGAGCAACGGtcccggcggcggcggcgggggtgggggcggcTCGCCAGGCACCCTGGCCTGCAGCGCCAGTGACCAGATGCGCCGTTACCGCACCGCCTTCACCCGAGAGCAGATTGCGCGGCTGGAGAAAGAATTCTACCGGGAGAACTACGTATCGAGGCCGAGGAGATGCGAGCTGGCAGCCGCCTTAAACCTGCCAGAAACCACTATCAAG GTGTGGTTCCAGAATCGGCGCATGAAAGACAAGCGGCAGCGGCTGGCCATGACGTGGCCTCACCCAGCTGACCCCGCCTTCTATACGTACATGATGAGCCACGCTGCGGCCGCGGGCGGTCTGCCCTACCCCTTCCCATCGCACCTGCCCCTGCCGTACTACTCGCCCGTGGGTCTAGGCGCCGCATCCGCTGCCTCCGCCGCCGCCTCTCCCTTCAGCGGCCCCCTGCGCCCGCTTGACACGTTCCGCGTGCTCTCGCAGCCCTACCCGCGGCCCGAACTGCTGTGCGCCTTCCGCCATCCGCCTCTGTACCCGGGCCCAGCGCACGGACTGGGCGCCACGGCCGGCGGCCCCTGCTCCTGCCTTGCCTGCCACAGCGGCCCCGCCAACGGGCTCGCTCCCAGGGCTGCCGCCGCTTCGGACTTCACTTGTGCCTCCACCTCCCGCTCGGACTCCTTCCTCACCTTCGCTCCCTCGGTGCTGAGCAAGGCTTCCTCTGTCGCTTTGGACCAGAGGGAGGAGGTGCCCCTCACCAGATAA